In Methanothrix sp., the following proteins share a genomic window:
- a CDS encoding FAD-binding oxidoreductase produces MSPEEGSSVIDALRDIVGPRASNSPAELCCYSCDASQVYGLPEYVVRPLTTDEVSRILRLAYEHEIPITARGAGTGLAGGAVPLRGGIVLDMSGMNKLLEIDVENLQVHVEPGVVVEQLNRALRPHGFFFPPNPGSSSVCTIGGLISNNGSGMRCVKYGTTKSYVLDLEVVLADGTVIRTGSKVLKSSAGYDLTRLMVGAEGTLGVITAARLRIVPLPKRRRLVMASFESSELAGMAVVKTFSAGIVPSACEILDSTTVKVLRRCDPKIVLPDGDIILFEVDGTDLSTAEDARRVSEVCTGLAQSIRIASDDREMSEIWAARELVGAAISRLDPSKSRVYVGEDVGVPMKEIPTLMRKVQEISDSTGIPAMKYGHIGDGNLHVAWFIDVSSEEEWTRLRRAADMIHRAAIELGGTVSSEHGIGGSRAGYMEMQWGTSLEIMRAIKRALDPKGILNPGKLGL; encoded by the coding sequence ATGTCACCGGAAGAGGGCAGTTCCGTCATAGATGCGCTGAGGGATATAGTCGGACCCAGGGCCTCGAACTCGCCGGCCGAGCTCTGCTGCTACTCCTGCGATGCATCTCAGGTGTATGGTCTACCGGAGTACGTCGTTCGACCTCTGACGACAGATGAGGTGTCCAGAATCCTCAGGCTTGCATATGAGCACGAAATCCCCATCACAGCCAGAGGCGCGGGAACAGGTCTAGCTGGCGGAGCAGTGCCTCTCAGAGGTGGCATAGTTCTCGACATGTCCGGCATGAATAAACTCCTGGAGATAGATGTGGAGAACCTGCAGGTCCATGTGGAGCCCGGGGTTGTTGTTGAGCAGCTCAACAGAGCTCTGAGGCCCCACGGCTTCTTCTTTCCGCCCAACCCGGGGAGCTCCAGCGTCTGCACGATAGGCGGGTTGATCTCAAACAACGGAAGCGGCATGAGATGCGTCAAGTATGGCACCACCAAGAGCTATGTTCTTGATCTTGAGGTCGTGCTGGCCGACGGCACTGTCATCAGAACAGGCTCCAAGGTCCTGAAGTCATCCGCCGGTTATGACCTGACGCGACTGATGGTCGGGGCAGAGGGCACTCTTGGGGTCATAACAGCCGCGCGGCTCAGGATCGTGCCCCTGCCTAAGAGACGAAGGCTGGTCATGGCATCCTTCGAGAGTTCTGAGCTCGCAGGCATGGCTGTTGTGAAGACATTCTCCGCAGGCATCGTGCCATCCGCATGCGAGATACTGGACAGCACGACCGTAAAGGTTCTCAGGCGGTGCGATCCAAAAATAGTGCTTCCAGATGGTGATATCATACTATTTGAGGTCGATGGAACAGACCTCTCGACAGCCGAGGATGCGAGAAGGGTATCGGAGGTGTGCACAGGCCTGGCGCAGAGCATCAGAATCGCATCCGACGATAGGGAGATGTCGGAGATCTGGGCTGCGAGGGAACTGGTTGGCGCTGCGATCTCCAGGCTCGATCCATCGAAGAGCCGGGTCTATGTAGGAGAGGACGTGGGGGTTCCGATGAAGGAGATTCCCACTCTGATGAGAAAGGTTCAGGAGATATCGGACAGCACCGGCATCCCGGCGATGAAGTACGGGCATATCGGCGATGGCAACCTGCACGTCGCGTGGTTCATAGATGTGAGCAGTGAAGAGGAATGGACCAGGCTCAGAAGAGCTGCAGACATGATACACAGAGCTGCCATAGAGCTCGGCGGGACTGTAAGCTCGGAGCATGGCATCGGCGGGTCAAGAGCTGGATACATGGAGATGCAGTGGGGGACATCTTTGGAGATCATGCGCGCGATCAAGCGCGCTCTGGATCCTAAGGGGATACTTAACCCGGGCAAGCTGGGTCTGTGA
- the tfe gene encoding transcription factor E, which produces MVAVENPIHRAYLLKIVGEEGLRIVEAMPEDEVTDEHLAEITGISLNTVRRSLYLLYEHRLAVYRRKRDPDSGWLTYLWKLCPESLDSALEAEVRKLINKLNARLRYEKDHVFYACVNGCARFVFEEASENNFTCPFCQGSLEYMENSTIVEVIEERIKELSAALCS; this is translated from the coding sequence GTGGTAGCAGTGGAGAATCCCATCCACAGGGCATATCTGCTAAAGATCGTTGGCGAGGAGGGTCTGAGGATCGTCGAGGCCATGCCAGAGGATGAGGTGACCGATGAGCACCTCGCCGAGATCACGGGGATAAGCCTCAATACGGTGAGAAGATCTCTTTATCTGCTCTACGAGCACAGGCTGGCAGTCTACAGGAGAAAGAGAGACCCGGACAGCGGATGGCTCACGTATCTCTGGAAGCTCTGTCCTGAGAGCCTGGACAGCGCGCTTGAGGCAGAGGTCAGGAAGCTCATAAACAAGCTCAACGCCAGGCTCCGCTACGAGAAGGATCATGTTTTCTATGCATGTGTGAACGGATGCGCCCGATTTGTTTTCGAGGAGGCGAGCGAGAACAACTTCACATGCCCGTTCTGCCAGGGCAGCCTGGAGTACATGGAGAACAGCACAATCGTAGAGGTGATAGAGGAGCGGATAAAGGAGCTGAGTGCTGCGCTCTGCTCCTGA